One Leuconostoc mesenteroides subsp. mesenteroides ATCC 8293 genomic window, CAAACCCAAATACTTCTGATTCCTTTTTCGTCTTGGGACTTCTAACAATTTTCTTCAAGCCATTAATATATTTCATGCAATCAGGCTTTGTGCCGTGAAAATACACGTGTTTAGTTTTATATCCAAATACTTCACTCATCTGTTTACCTCAAATTTCCTCTATACCCCAATTCCAAGGTTCACTGTCAACGCACATGCGCTTTGCTAATGCGTACTCCACATCATCAAACTTCGTGAACACTCTCGGGTCTCGCATAATCACTCTGTCGTTTTCTGTACAAATCATTTGATAACTCATTCTCTGACATCGCCCAATCCGTCAAACACAACCGTGTTCTCTGCTTTTTTTGTAATAAGTCGGCTCACAATCTTCTTGTTGTACATGCGCTCCAAATCGCCTCTATCATTGTTTGTGGTCACGATAGTGCTGTAACGCTTATTGCCGTCTTTATCTTTCACTTGCCTTGCCTCAGCAACTCGAAACCAGAACTGCTGCAATCTCTCAGTGGCACTACCTTCGTTTTTCATACCACCAGCTTCAGAACCAAAGTCATCAAGTATCAACACATCAACTTCACGCATTGATCGCTCAATGTTTTTTATCTTGATAGCTGCTTCATTGTCATTGAAGTCATACATAATCAGTTCTCGTAAGTCCATAACGCTGACAAACATACTCAACTTATTCGAGTGTTGTTTCAGTGCATCAATGATTGCTAACACCATGGCTGTTTTACCAGTACCAGCTTCACCGTAGAACAGAACGTTGAAATTACTATCAAACATTCTCTTAGTGATATCTGCTGACTTTTTCCAAATGTCATGGGCTAACTTTTGATTAGGTTGCACTTTTGGGTTCCACTTCTGAAATGTGAACGTCTGCTCACCGCTAGTTCCCCACACGCTATCTCGCTTGTAGATACGTGCCCTGTTATTAAACAGTGCTTGACGAACTCGTTCCTGGTCTTCACGTTCTACTTTTTCACGCCATGCTTGCAATTCTTCATCGCTAACCTTGTTCTTGGCAAATCGTTCATCGTTTTCTAACATTTCCTTGAGGCTATTCATCTTGTTCCATAACCTCCGTTTTCAATCTTTTCTTTCTTAGCTGTGTTTCCATATCCTTTGCTAAAAGTTCGCTTTTTTTCTTCCGCTTCCAATGCTTCAATAGTGAAAATACCGCTGTTATACCAACGTTTTGTAATACCCCAAACGTATGAGAAAGAATTTTTTCCATTATTGACTGCAATTTCAATAGCTTTTTCCAATATTCTAGTTG contains:
- a CDS encoding DnaA ATPase domain-containing protein, giving the protein MNSLKEMLENDERFAKNKVSDEELQAWREKVEREDQERVRQALFNNRARIYKRDSVWGTSGEQTFTFQKWNPKVQPNQKLAHDIWKKSADITKRMFDSNFNVLFYGEAGTGKTAMVLAIIDALKQHSNKLSMFVSVMDLRELIMYDFNDNEAAIKIKNIERSMREVDVLILDDFGSEAGGMKNEGSATERLQQFWFRVAEARQVKDKDGNKRYSTIVTTNNDRGDLERMYNKKIVSRLITKKAENTVVFDGLGDVRE